A section of the Pseudovibrio sp. M1P-2-3 genome encodes:
- a CDS encoding SRPBCC family protein, whose translation MTKIKRDATIEISASAEQLWKILADDFTEVSKWVDAVNTSGPNPAAPKGLNGSKHGGRVCDVQGLGKTVEVLTAYDNEQQTLSYSVAADNFPDFLVGIENSWSVQALAPNQSKVTVSLTVDVDGDGSADSPQVQFAEQIAGSVNSAGQQLKSYVESL comes from the coding sequence ATGACAAAGATCAAAAGAGACGCGACAATCGAAATTTCGGCAAGTGCAGAACAGCTTTGGAAGATTTTGGCAGACGATTTCACCGAAGTTTCAAAGTGGGTGGATGCAGTTAACACTTCTGGGCCAAATCCTGCTGCTCCAAAAGGTCTGAATGGCAGTAAGCATGGCGGGCGTGTCTGTGATGTTCAGGGGCTTGGAAAAACGGTTGAAGTTTTGACAGCCTACGACAATGAGCAGCAAACACTCAGCTATTCTGTGGCCGCCGATAACTTCCCTGACTTTTTGGTAGGCATAGAAAATTCATGGAGTGTTCAAGCTCTCGCTCCAAATCAGTCAAAAGTTACCGTGTCTTTGACTGTTGATGTGGATGGTGACGGCTCTGCAGACTCCCCACAAGTACAGTTCGCTGAGCAAATTGCTGGTTCTGTCAATTCAGCTGGCCAGCAGCTCAAAAGCTACGTTGAAAGTCTTTGA
- a CDS encoding GNAT family N-acetyltransferase yields MSNGITISHVNKDGIDRMLNWALKEGWSPGLDDTDAYFATDPEGFLCLFKGNEPVSIISAVRYNDHYGFLGFYICHPDYRGMGYGKTIWDEAIKRFGARTVGLDGVVEQQDNYAKSGFATAHSSFRYSGVMHSPTPVDSRLHPIGTGALPDICAYDRKHYPVERERFLKIWHQPENKHRFGFFALEDGKIVGYGTIRACHEGHRIGPLFAESEEIADLLYRALCGSVQGQTVMMDIPEPNTSANRLVERYNLNPSFETARMYKGPAPDLPLNRIYGLTTLELG; encoded by the coding sequence ATGAGCAACGGCATCACTATCTCGCATGTCAATAAAGACGGTATCGACCGTATGTTGAACTGGGCCTTGAAAGAGGGGTGGAGTCCGGGTCTTGATGACACAGATGCCTACTTTGCCACCGACCCGGAAGGATTCCTGTGTCTTTTCAAAGGCAATGAGCCTGTCTCAATTATTTCAGCGGTACGCTATAACGACCACTATGGATTTCTGGGCTTTTACATCTGTCACCCTGACTATCGCGGTATGGGCTATGGGAAAACTATATGGGACGAAGCAATCAAACGGTTTGGGGCAAGGACAGTAGGTCTGGATGGAGTTGTCGAGCAGCAAGACAATTATGCAAAGTCTGGCTTTGCAACAGCCCACAGCAGCTTCCGGTATAGCGGCGTGATGCACTCTCCAACGCCGGTAGATTCTCGCCTACACCCCATCGGAACAGGTGCGCTACCCGATATTTGCGCTTATGATCGCAAGCATTACCCTGTAGAGCGGGAGCGCTTCCTTAAGATCTGGCATCAACCCGAGAACAAACACCGCTTCGGGTTTTTCGCCTTAGAAGACGGAAAAATTGTCGGCTATGGAACTATCCGTGCCTGCCACGAAGGGCACAGAATCGGACCTTTATTTGCTGAAAGTGAAGAAATCGCCGACCTTCTGTACCGCGCCCTGTGTGGCAGCGTGCAAGGCCAAACTGTGATGATGGATATCCCCGAGCCCAATACATCGGCAAACCGACTCGTCGAGCGCTATAACCTCAATCCCAGCTTCGAAACCGCCCGCATGTACAAAGGCCCCGCTCCGGATCTACCTCTGAACAGGATATACGGCCTGACAACTTTGGAGTTGGGGTAA